A genomic segment from Ignavibacteriales bacterium encodes:
- a CDS encoding outer membrane beta-barrel protein has translation MILLITIFSGAAFAQSNGFGLGIILGEPTGISVKYWTTSSTAFDFGLGYSLKKNSRLHLHADYLFHVKNLAHTTENISFYYGPGARLRVVENGDSRLGFRFDVGLVWIPRNAPVDVFLEIAPLLDIIPQTDFSVNGGIGIRYFFN, from the coding sequence ATGATCTTACTTATAACAATATTTTCAGGTGCTGCGTTTGCGCAATCAAATGGATTTGGCCTTGGGATTATTTTAGGTGAGCCAACTGGAATTAGTGTAAAATATTGGACTACAAGCAGCACGGCTTTTGATTTTGGTTTAGGTTACTCGCTAAAAAAAAACAGCAGATTGCATTTGCACGCTGATTATTTATTCCACGTAAAGAATCTTGCTCATACAACTGAGAATATTTCATTTTACTATGGACCTGGTGCTAGATTAAGAGTAGTAGAAAATGGTGATTCAAGATTAGGTTTTAGATTTGATGTTGGACTTGTCTGGATTCCAAGGAATGCGCCTGTTGATGTTTTTCTAGAGATTGCACCGCTGCTTGATATAATTCCACAAACAGACTTTTCAGTAAATGGCGGAATAGGAATAAGGTACTTCTTTAATTAA
- the rpsT gene encoding 30S ribosomal protein S20: MAHHKSAKKRIRSSERKKAVNKMTDSKIKTVVKKTLATDKKEELEVLYKEAIAILDKGTSKGRLHKNNAARKKSKLTKHFNKVTAVAK, encoded by the coding sequence ATGGCTCATCATAAATCGGCAAAGAAGAGAATACGTTCCTCTGAAAGAAAAAAAGCAGTGAACAAAATGACAGATTCCAAAATTAAAACTGTTGTTAAGAAAACACTTGCTACGGATAAAAAAGAAGAACTTGAAGTGTTATATAAAGAAGCTATCGCAATTTTGGATAAGGGAACCTCAAAAGGCAGATTACATAAAAATAATGCAGCCAGAAAAAAATCAAAGTTAACAAAGCATTTTAATAAAGTTACCGCTGTTGCGAAATAG
- a CDS encoding radical SAM protein yields the protein MLKVNEIYYSIQGESTAAGLPCVFIRLTYCNLRCTYCDTEYAFYDGNDMAIPAIINEVKKFECKLVEITGGEPLVQVGESLDLMKQLGDEGFEVLIETGGSLPIKDIDQRVKIIMDLKCPSSGMEKKNLYENINYLKPTDELKFVIGSREDYDWTKEIISKYSLDKRCEILCSVVFGKLESVQLVNWILEDKLNVRFQLQMHKFIWHPETKGV from the coding sequence ATGCTTAAGGTAAATGAGATATATTATTCAATTCAAGGTGAAAGCACCGCAGCTGGTCTGCCTTGTGTGTTTATCCGCTTGACTTATTGCAACCTCAGATGTACATATTGTGATACGGAATATGCTTTTTATGATGGTAATGATATGGCAATTCCAGCAATAATCAACGAAGTTAAAAAATTTGAATGCAAACTTGTCGAGATAACTGGGGGCGAACCGTTAGTCCAGGTGGGAGAAAGTTTAGATTTGATGAAACAACTCGGTGATGAAGGATTTGAGGTTCTGATTGAAACCGGCGGAAGTCTACCGATAAAAGATATTGATCAAAGAGTAAAAATAATAATGGATTTAAAATGTCCATCAAGCGGTATGGAGAAGAAAAATCTTTATGAAAATATTAATTACTTAAAACCGACCGATGAGTTAAAGTTCGTTATCGGAAGCAGGGAAGATTATGATTGGACAAAAGAAATCATATCAAAATATTCTTTGGATAAAAGATGTGAGATACTTTGTTCAGTGGTCTTTGGAAAACTTGAATCGGTTCAATTAGTTAATTGGATATTAGAAGATAAATTAAATGTTAGATTTCAACTTCAGATGCATAAGTTCATCTGGCATCCTGAAACAAAAGGTGTGTAA
- the truA gene encoding tRNA pseudouridine(38-40) synthase TruA: protein MRGKKFYSKDKFKSKFGGQFKTKPFASDKRKVTHQNYSRFKLFIEYEGTRYSGWQKQENAKTIQGSILKAAQEVFGDSFIDIQGSGRTDSGVHALCQVAHFDVKTVLAPEIIRVKLNDMLPHDITILDVEKTTQIFHARHDATSRSYVYQISRRRTAFGKNFVWWIKDQLDFKKMESASKLFLGMNNYSSFSDDDPTEKSTKVMIDDIQIKEEGDLILIRIIGSHFIWKMVRRIIGILAEVGRGRKSEKDILFYLNSKTNEPAKFTAPPSGLFLEKVTYKGESIPKELTSIIKI, encoded by the coding sequence TTGAGAGGAAAGAAGTTTTATTCTAAGGACAAGTTTAAAAGTAAATTCGGAGGCCAATTTAAGACCAAACCTTTTGCATCAGATAAACGCAAAGTAACACATCAAAATTATTCCCGCTTTAAACTTTTTATTGAATACGAAGGCACACGATATTCCGGCTGGCAGAAACAGGAAAATGCAAAAACTATTCAAGGATCAATTTTAAAAGCCGCACAAGAAGTATTTGGTGATTCGTTCATTGATATTCAAGGGTCAGGAAGAACAGACAGCGGAGTTCACGCGCTTTGCCAGGTTGCTCATTTTGATGTTAAAACTGTTCTAGCTCCGGAAATCATTAGAGTGAAATTAAACGATATGCTTCCGCATGATATTACTATTTTAGATGTTGAAAAGACAACTCAAATCTTTCACGCACGGCACGATGCAACTTCACGAAGCTACGTTTACCAAATTTCTAGAAGAAGAACTGCATTTGGAAAAAACTTTGTCTGGTGGATAAAGGATCAACTCGATTTCAAGAAAATGGAATCAGCATCAAAACTATTTTTAGGGATGAACAATTATTCTTCTTTCTCTGATGATGACCCAACCGAAAAATCGACTAAAGTTATGATTGATGATATACAGATTAAAGAAGAAGGTGATTTAATTCTAATAAGAATTATCGGCTCACACTTTATATGGAAAATGGTTAGAAGAATCATCGGAATATTAGCAGAAGTTGGGCGTGGAAGAAAATCTGAGAAAGATATTTTGTTTTATCTGAATAGTAAAACAAATGAACCTGCAAAATTTACGGCACCTCCATCGGGATTGTTTTTAGAAAAAGTAACTTATAAAGGTGAATCAATTCCTAAAGAACTTACTTCAATCATAAAAATTTAA
- a CDS encoding O-antigen ligase family protein: MSDSRYGILKIVDSAIFVFIIFFLLSLSNSIFVNQVGYYGALILILMKASLQKVNQFNRTGLEFALLWYILAEILSTIFSVEPSAASHNLLKRVLLIPIIYTIIASVNNYKDAKTFFKIYIGGTLVTVLVYLYFSFQFYLKNLYGITESGPSIFQYPITASEILSFTVIFLFAFFINEKTSIKNKILLFIGFSFSVVALFSTYKRTGWMGAAFGVLIILIMKKQWKLLLAGAGLIVIFLLTQKNVSEINIYSLETDSTALKLTKSISTEGKAYDVFELNNRLIVSDYNKGIEVFYNDSLTDQIKLPSAVIGFYPWKNNYYLAALADTRYILLENNSGILTQRGEIYSPGMTYAQAYGNGCFYLLDVDSGLTVFVAPNDLDKKFRANEFSKYTGVFVDTSFIIFSESQKGFEVFPLKNGLPLGSSIFKDSSKISFFDYSSSFAFTESDNGLNIYDFQNKSVKLIQNIPTVKNIFKIVENKRKYFIVSTIGDFYQLEQKSNLLFEVAKKINLGYTPKSISLGEKHLYITRVETKQSRLLGIFDPNHPSNANRFAFWIAGIKIFKDYPIFGVGDIDLQNLYRKYKRPFDKEIQGHLHNNFFHVLATLGLFGLLAVLYLFYKIIKIDLNIYRTIKDKPFISSYALGALAAFCGFIISGLTELNFWDHEITTLIWFTFGLNIALFQSFKQTSKIN; the protein is encoded by the coding sequence ATGTCTGATAGCAGATATGGAATATTAAAAATAGTTGATTCCGCTATATTTGTTTTCATTATCTTTTTTTTACTAAGCCTTAGCAACTCAATTTTTGTAAACCAGGTAGGTTATTATGGTGCATTAATTCTTATTCTGATGAAAGCATCATTACAAAAAGTAAATCAGTTTAATAGAACAGGATTAGAGTTTGCACTTCTCTGGTATATCTTAGCAGAAATATTATCAACAATATTTTCAGTAGAACCATCTGCTGCATCGCACAATTTACTAAAGAGAGTACTTTTAATTCCTATTATATACACGATTATAGCCTCCGTTAATAATTATAAGGATGCTAAAACATTTTTTAAAATATACATTGGAGGAACATTAGTTACCGTTTTAGTCTATCTATATTTTTCATTTCAATTTTATCTTAAAAATCTTTACGGAATTACTGAATCCGGTCCATCCATTTTTCAATATCCAATAACTGCAAGTGAGATACTTAGTTTTACAGTCATTTTTCTTTTTGCCTTCTTTATAAATGAAAAAACATCTATTAAAAATAAAATACTTTTATTTATTGGTTTTTCTTTTTCAGTAGTTGCCCTTTTTTCAACTTATAAAAGAACTGGCTGGATGGGTGCTGCGTTTGGTGTCTTGATTATTTTAATAATGAAAAAGCAATGGAAATTATTATTAGCAGGGGCCGGTTTAATAGTAATATTTCTATTAACTCAAAAAAACGTTAGTGAAATAAATATTTATTCTTTGGAAACAGATTCAACAGCATTGAAATTAACAAAGAGTATTTCAACTGAAGGAAAAGCTTACGATGTTTTTGAATTGAACAATAGGCTAATAGTTTCGGATTATAATAAAGGGATTGAAGTATTTTATAATGATTCATTAACGGATCAAATAAAATTACCTTCCGCGGTAATTGGTTTTTATCCGTGGAAAAATAATTATTATTTAGCCGCATTGGCAGATACTAGATATATATTACTAGAAAATAATTCAGGAATATTGACTCAAAGGGGAGAAATTTATTCTCCCGGAATGACATATGCACAAGCCTATGGGAATGGATGTTTTTACTTATTGGATGTGGACAGCGGATTAACCGTATTTGTAGCTCCAAACGACCTCGATAAAAAGTTTCGTGCAAATGAATTTTCAAAATACACAGGTGTTTTTGTCGATACATCTTTTATAATATTTTCAGAATCACAGAAAGGATTTGAAGTATTTCCATTAAAAAATGGTTTACCCTTAGGTAGTTCAATCTTTAAGGATTCATCTAAAATTTCGTTTTTCGATTATTCCTCTTCTTTTGCTTTTACAGAAAGTGATAACGGTTTAAACATTTATGATTTTCAAAATAAATCAGTCAAACTAATCCAAAATATCCCTACTGTAAAAAATATATTTAAGATTGTCGAAAATAAAAGAAAGTATTTTATCGTAAGTACAATTGGAGATTTCTATCAGTTAGAGCAAAAAAGTAATTTATTGTTTGAAGTTGCTAAAAAAATAAACCTGGGTTACACACCCAAATCAATAAGTCTTGGCGAAAAGCATTTATATATAACTCGTGTTGAAACCAAACAAAGCAGACTGCTTGGGATCTTTGATCCAAATCATCCTTCAAATGCTAACAGATTTGCTTTCTGGATTGCGGGAATAAAAATATTTAAGGACTATCCAATATTTGGTGTAGGAGATATTGATTTGCAAAATCTCTACAGAAAATATAAGAGACCGTTTGACAAAGAAATACAGGGGCATCTACACAATAATTTTTTCCATGTTCTAGCAACCCTCGGTTTATTCGGATTACTTGCCGTGCTCTATTTATTTTATAAAATTATTAAAATTGATCTTAATATTTATAGAACAATTAAAGACAAACCTTTTATATCTTCCTACGCATTAGGTGCTCTTGCAGCCTTCTGTGGATTTATAATTTCCGGTTTAACTGAGTTGAATTTTTGGGATCATGAAATAACAACATTAATCTGGTTTACATTTGGATTAAATATTGCATTATTCCAATCTTTCAAACAAACTTCAAAAATTAATTAA
- a CDS encoding NTP transferase domain-containing protein, with the protein MSTNISSEVYSKAKEFSTKLNSSNEVAIILAAGHGKRIKSQTSKMLHKIWEIPTVERVYNACKLGIESINTITVVGIKALDVMDVIGKRESNKFAFQEKQNGTGHAVQIGLKEIESDFKGGIVYVLPGDMGLLDESSMKKFRSDFISSGKDMMVLTGIYEGDPMQNSYGRIIRTKDGNGDGNVIQIMEFKDILALPNDAQYHLTYRNKTYSYTKEELLKTNEFNSGVYAFNYKKLLELINNLSSNNAQNEIYITDLISLFNEKNYSVGAVSPKEQYVVMGFNDKSVLKDMEAIARHNIYEKLKNIIQIDDPDDFFIHDTVVNDLIEMDKNGIPLDIKIGKGAYIGNGVKLNYNVEIGRAAHINGNVVFGKNIKVWRIVHLSTFPDQTLTIEDNVKILWGDIIKGNIVIGENSTIESSVNMTGSDDFPLRIGKNVLIKGTSYLFGSIVEDNVIIEHSVLIKKKIIAVKDTTGKIKLVRFYIPQTEGKELLSDI; encoded by the coding sequence ATGAGCACAAATATCAGTTCAGAAGTTTATTCTAAAGCTAAAGAGTTTTCTACAAAGCTTAATTCCTCTAATGAGGTTGCAATAATTCTAGCAGCTGGGCACGGCAAAAGAATAAAATCACAAACTTCAAAAATGCTTCATAAAATTTGGGAAATCCCTACAGTTGAACGTGTTTATAACGCTTGCAAACTCGGAATTGAAAGCATAAACACTATAACAGTTGTTGGGATAAAAGCACTTGATGTGATGGATGTTATTGGTAAACGTGAATCAAATAAATTTGCATTCCAGGAAAAACAAAACGGAACAGGGCACGCAGTTCAAATCGGGTTGAAAGAAATTGAATCCGATTTTAAAGGTGGAATTGTTTACGTATTGCCCGGTGATATGGGATTACTTGATGAATCATCAATGAAAAAGTTTAGGAGTGATTTTATTTCCTCCGGCAAAGATATGATGGTGCTTACTGGAATTTATGAAGGTGATCCAATGCAAAATTCTTACGGAAGAATAATAAGAACTAAAGATGGAAATGGAGACGGCAATGTTATACAGATTATGGAATTCAAAGATATATTAGCTTTACCAAATGATGCACAATACCATTTAACCTACAGAAATAAAACCTATTCCTACACAAAAGAAGAATTGTTAAAAACCAATGAGTTCAACTCAGGTGTATATGCTTTTAACTATAAAAAACTTTTAGAATTAATAAATAATCTTTCCAGCAACAACGCACAGAATGAAATTTATATAACAGATTTAATTTCCTTATTTAATGAAAAAAACTATTCAGTTGGAGCGGTAAGCCCGAAGGAACAATATGTTGTTATGGGTTTTAATGATAAATCCGTTCTTAAAGACATGGAAGCAATTGCCAGGCACAATATTTATGAAAAATTAAAAAATATTATTCAGATTGATGATCCGGATGATTTTTTTATTCACGATACTGTTGTTAATGATTTAATAGAGATGGATAAAAACGGAATTCCGCTCGATATTAAAATTGGTAAAGGCGCTTATATTGGTAATGGAGTAAAATTAAACTACAATGTTGAAATAGGAAGAGCAGCGCATATAAACGGAAATGTTGTCTTTGGAAAGAATATAAAAGTTTGGCGCATTGTGCATCTCTCAACTTTTCCAGATCAAACTTTAACTATTGAAGATAACGTAAAAATACTTTGGGGCGATATTATAAAAGGGAACATAGTAATTGGTGAAAATTCAACGATTGAATCAAGCGTTAACATGACTGGAAGTGATGACTTTCCTTTGCGAATCGGAAAAAATGTTTTGATTAAAGGAACGAGTTATTTGTTTGGTTCTATTGTGGAAGATAATGTTATTATCGAACATAGCGTATTGATAAAGAAAAAAATAATCGCAGTAAAAGATACTACTGGAAAAATTAAACTAGTAAGATTCTATATACCACAAACCGAGGGTAAAGAATTATTGAGTGACATTTAA
- a CDS encoding 6-carboxytetrahydropterin synthase, protein MKIAKEFRWEMGHRLPEHFGLCKNIHGHSYKMIVEFEGELDENQMVIDYYDVEKIINPVIEKLDHSFMVNIDDTIVIEFLEKMNSKKVVVGFNSTAENICNYLLSEIIKCLLPSNISSIKVRVYETQFDYAEETARIS, encoded by the coding sequence ATGAAAATAGCTAAAGAATTTCGCTGGGAAATGGGACACAGACTTCCCGAACATTTTGGTTTGTGCAAAAACATTCACGGCCATTCATATAAAATGATTGTTGAGTTTGAAGGTGAGCTGGATGAAAATCAAATGGTTATTGATTATTATGATGTGGAAAAGATAATTAATCCTGTTATTGAAAAACTTGATCACTCTTTTATGGTAAACATAGACGACACGATTGTTATTGAATTTTTGGAGAAAATGAACTCAAAAAAAGTTGTTGTGGGTTTTAATTCAACCGCAGAAAATATTTGTAATTATCTTTTATCCGAAATTATAAAATGCTTACTGCCATCAAACATATCATCAATAAAAGTTAGAGTTTATGAAACTCAATTTGATTATGCAGAAGAAACAGCGAGAATAAGTTGA
- a CDS encoding DUF423 domain-containing protein, producing the protein MNDKKLWIIISAISGFTAVAIGAFGAHGLREKLSSQMLEVYKTGVLYHLIHSVVLLALSLNTLIKSKLPSIFILLGIILFSFSLYIYSTSGIKTFAMITPVGGFCFLIGWLLIIYEAFKIKQ; encoded by the coding sequence ATGAATGATAAAAAATTATGGATTATTATTTCGGCTATTTCAGGATTTACAGCTGTAGCCATTGGCGCCTTTGGGGCGCACGGATTACGAGAAAAACTTTCCTCACAAATGCTGGAAGTTTATAAAACCGGCGTACTATATCATCTAATTCATTCAGTTGTATTACTTGCCTTATCCTTAAATACTTTGATAAAATCCAAACTACCTTCAATATTTATTTTACTCGGAATAATATTATTCTCATTTTCGCTTTATATTTACTCAACTTCTGGAATTAAAACATTTGCAATGATAACTCCCGTTGGAGGTTTTTGTTTTTTGATTGGGTGGTTGCTAATAATTTATGAAGCATTTAAAATTAAACAGTAA
- a CDS encoding class I SAM-dependent methyltransferase: MTKLNLGCGKDLKAGYINLDIVDYGGNQIHDINKFPYPFPDNYFDEIYASHILEHIENFNKTITELHRILKPNGIIIVYAPFFLNTKYFGDPDHKIPFSIRTFDNYEYIGNRKLKFYEKWKLNHRTNYETGAQFEVLEKKFITSHFAVLKWMDFIVNIEPVMYERFFSGIFSPEEVYFRLKAIK, encoded by the coding sequence ATGACAAAACTAAACTTAGGCTGCGGTAAAGATTTAAAAGCTGGATATATTAATCTTGATATTGTGGATTACGGCGGAAATCAGATTCACGATATAAATAAATTTCCTTATCCTTTTCCAGACAATTATTTTGATGAGATTTATGCTTCACATATTCTTGAGCATATTGAAAATTTTAATAAAACAATTACTGAACTCCACAGAATTTTAAAACCAAATGGTATTATAATAGTTTACGCTCCATTTTTTTTAAATACAAAATATTTTGGCGATCCTGATCATAAAATTCCTTTTTCAATCCGCACGTTTGATAATTATGAATACATTGGTAATCGTAAGCTTAAGTTTTATGAAAAGTGGAAGCTGAATCATCGAACAAATTATGAAACTGGTGCTCAGTTTGAAGTGCTTGAAAAGAAATTTATAACATCGCATTTTGCTGTGCTTAAATGGATGGATTTTATTGTAAATATTGAACCAGTTATGTACGAAAGATTTTTCTCGGGTATTTTTTCTCCAGAGGAAGTATACTTTAGATTAAAAGCGATTAAATAA
- the uvrB gene encoding excinuclease ABC subunit UvrB, with protein sequence MKNFELVSTYKPSGDQPEAIKQLVEGVNRSDKFQTLLGVTGSGKTFTISNVIQQINKPTLIISHNKTLAAQLYSEFKSFFPNNAVEFFISYYDYYQPEAYVVSRDVFIEKDFSVNEEIDRLRLKATTSLIEGRSDVIVIASVSCIYGIGAPDEYAKQIIFVKKGEKLDRKKFLRDLIDIYFVRNDVEFNRGTFRARGDVVEIIPAYQNEEAVRVEFWDSDIEKISIIDAVTGKVIREVDSVPIYPAKYFVTDRSKMQKAIYNIEQELSERLDVLRKEEKYLEAQRLEQRTKFDIEMMKEIGYCSGIENYSRHMDLREPNSRPSNLFDYFPDDFLLIIDESHVTIPQIRGMYLGDRSRKQTLVDFGFRLPSALDNRPMKYEEFMGMLNQVIFVSATPADYELEMSNGIIVEQIIRPTGLLDPEIEVRPIKGQIDDLIAEIRNKTLLKERTLVTTLTKKMAEDLSDYLDKIGIKVRYIHSDIDSLERVEILRDLRLGEFDVLVGVNLLREGLDLPEVSLVAIIDADKEGFLRSERSLMQTAGRTARNVNGRVIMYADKITESMRKTIAETNRRRILQQEYNEKNGIVPATIYKSMEEILSSTSIADIRKKDEKESYGFSKVAEPILKYMDKEQKEDLVEQLTIEMHNAAKDLEFEKAANLRDEIHKLKKMIG encoded by the coding sequence ATGAAAAATTTTGAACTTGTTTCAACATACAAACCTTCCGGCGATCAACCAGAAGCAATTAAACAGCTTGTTGAAGGTGTAAATCGTAGTGATAAGTTCCAAACTCTGCTCGGTGTTACTGGAAGTGGGAAAACTTTCACAATTTCAAATGTCATCCAGCAGATTAATAAGCCAACGTTAATTATATCACACAACAAAACGCTTGCTGCACAGCTTTATTCGGAGTTTAAATCATTCTTCCCAAACAATGCTGTTGAGTTTTTTATAAGCTACTACGATTACTATCAACCGGAAGCATATGTTGTTTCCCGTGATGTCTTTATCGAAAAGGATTTTTCTGTTAATGAAGAAATTGATCGATTAAGATTAAAAGCAACTACTTCTTTGATAGAAGGCAGAAGTGATGTAATTGTAATTGCAAGCGTAAGCTGTATTTATGGTATTGGTGCACCCGATGAGTATGCGAAGCAAATAATCTTTGTAAAAAAAGGTGAAAAGCTTGATCGCAAAAAATTTTTGCGGGATTTAATTGATATATATTTTGTACGAAATGATGTCGAGTTTAATCGGGGTACTTTTCGTGCACGCGGGGATGTTGTAGAAATTATTCCTGCATATCAAAATGAAGAAGCCGTTCGCGTTGAGTTTTGGGATAGTGATATTGAAAAGATTTCTATAATAGATGCAGTAACAGGAAAAGTAATTAGGGAAGTTGATTCTGTCCCAATATATCCCGCCAAATATTTTGTAACAGATCGTAGCAAAATGCAAAAAGCTATTTATAATATCGAACAAGAGCTTTCCGAACGATTGGATGTTCTGCGGAAAGAAGAAAAATATCTAGAAGCACAACGACTAGAACAAAGAACCAAGTTTGATATTGAGATGATGAAAGAAATTGGGTATTGCTCGGGGATTGAAAACTATTCACGCCATATGGATTTGCGTGAGCCTAATTCTCGTCCTTCAAATCTTTTTGATTATTTCCCAGATGATTTTCTTTTGATAATTGATGAATCACATGTTACAATTCCACAAATTCGCGGAATGTACCTTGGTGATAGAAGCCGTAAGCAAACATTGGTAGATTTTGGATTTCGCCTTCCCTCTGCGCTTGATAATCGCCCAATGAAATATGAGGAGTTTATGGGAATGTTGAATCAGGTAATATTTGTTAGCGCAACCCCAGCGGACTACGAACTTGAAATGAGTAACGGAATTATTGTTGAACAAATTATTCGCCCAACAGGTTTGCTCGATCCTGAAATTGAAGTCCGTCCGATTAAAGGACAGATTGATGATTTGATTGCTGAGATCAGAAATAAGACCTTGCTAAAAGAAAGAACTCTTGTTACAACTTTAACAAAAAAAATGGCAGAAGATCTTTCGGATTATCTTGATAAGATTGGAATAAAAGTTCGTTATATCCACAGTGATATTGACTCATTAGAACGAGTGGAAATACTTCGCGATCTTCGTTTGGGTGAGTTTGATGTTTTAGTTGGTGTTAATTTGTTAAGAGAAGGATTGGATTTGCCAGAAGTTTCTCTCGTTGCAATTATCGATGCGGATAAGGAAGGGTTTTTACGAAGCGAACGCTCGTTGATGCAAACTGCAGGCAGAACCGCACGTAATGTTAACGGCAGGGTTATTATGTATGCTGATAAGATTACTGAATCAATGCGAAAAACTATTGCAGAAACAAATCGAAGAAGAATACTTCAGCAGGAGTACAACGAGAAGAATGGCATTGTTCCAGCTACAATTTACAAATCAATGGAAGAGATTCTTTCCTCAACTTCGATCGCAGATATTAGAAAGAAAGATGAAAAAGAGAGTTACGGATTTTCAAAAGTTGCTGAGCCGATTCTTAAATATATGGATAAAGAGCAAAAAGAGGACTTGGTTGAACAGTTAACTATAGAAATGCACAATGCAGCTAAAGATCTTGAATTTGAAAAAGCAGCTAATTTGCGTGATGAGATCCATAAGCTTAAAAAGATGATAGGATGA